One stretch of Rhodoferax lithotrophicus DNA includes these proteins:
- a CDS encoding TauD/TfdA dioxygenase family protein, which translates to MPFDLAQTTAYQRWREAKLAKLPRQASDLIVDVADPRSLQKEELLALIQRCSEANMAIYRSPIKDEDKAIPLRLGQQLGLHRLDGNWLADEDGVSPIAVAAPVGDRPAFIPYTNRPIKWHTDGYYQPPERLIRAMVLHCVRPASSGGDTALIDHEMAYMALRDANPEWVRALMATDAMTIPERLDDDGIARPAQTGPVFLVDAQSGELHMRYTARTRSIVWKNNTATQEAIAFLTEFLASDSPWVWRLRLQAGMGLVCNNVLHDRSGFVDDPLHPRLLYRARYLDRISSAEIYNKSASSALLTCASSY; encoded by the coding sequence ATGCCCTTTGACCTCGCCCAAACCACAGCCTACCAGCGCTGGCGCGAAGCCAAGCTGGCCAAGCTGCCGCGCCAGGCCAGCGACCTGATCGTCGATGTAGCCGACCCCAGATCACTACAAAAAGAAGAGCTGCTTGCGCTTATTCAACGCTGCTCAGAGGCCAATATGGCCATATATCGCAGCCCGATCAAAGACGAAGACAAGGCGATTCCCCTGCGCCTGGGTCAGCAATTGGGCCTGCACCGGCTCGACGGCAACTGGCTGGCCGATGAAGATGGCGTGTCACCCATTGCCGTGGCCGCCCCGGTAGGGGATCGCCCGGCCTTTATCCCCTACACCAACCGCCCGATCAAGTGGCACACCGATGGCTATTACCAGCCCCCTGAGCGCCTGATCCGTGCCATGGTCTTGCATTGTGTGCGCCCGGCCAGCAGTGGTGGCGATACCGCGCTGATTGATCATGAGATGGCCTACATGGCCCTGCGTGATGCCAACCCCGAATGGGTTCGCGCCCTGATGGCAACTGACGCCATGACCATTCCCGAGCGGCTGGACGACGATGGTATTGCCCGCCCGGCACAGACCGGCCCGGTGTTTTTGGTTGATGCCCAAAGTGGTGAATTACACATGCGCTACACCGCCCGCACCCGCAGCATCGTCTGGAAAAACAATACCGCCACCCAGGAAGCCATCGCCTTTTTGACCGAGTTTCTGGCCAGCGACAGCCCCTGGGTGTGGCGTTTGCGCTTGCAGGCTGGCATGGGGCTGGTGTGCAACAACGTGCTGCATGACCGCAGCGGTTTTGTCGATGACCCGCTGCACCCCCGGCTGTTGTACCGGGCTCGCTACCTGGATCGCATCAGTTCTGCGGAAATTTATAACAAATCAGCCTCTAGCGCTTTATTAACATGCGCAAGCAGCTATTAA
- a CDS encoding DUF6967 family protein, translating into MNTLTPLAKLTIPIGGQVIELQQLDYEAGGMSLLRTRIREKSRFTVFDIDPQSAQLWGEALLRWAQAQAAAMPDAEVSS; encoded by the coding sequence ATGAACACCCTCACGCCCCTTGCCAAACTGACCATTCCCATCGGCGGGCAAGTCATTGAATTGCAGCAACTCGACTACGAGGCCGGTGGCATGAGCCTGCTGCGCACCCGCATTCGCGAAAAAAGCCGCTTCACCGTGTTTGACATTGACCCGCAGTCGGCCCAGCTCTGGGGCGAGGCCTTGCTGCGCTGGGCGCAAGCACAAGCCGCAGCCATGCCGGATGCGGAGGTGTCTTCATGA
- a CDS encoding TusE/DsrC/DsvC family sulfur relay protein, translating to MGYSINGTEVEADEQGFLLEPLYDDEAVRVIAQAENISLTDAHWEVVNYLREEYREHGHTPNFRNMLKGFAEIHPGVDSKYLYDLFPIGPAKQGPKVAALPQPLGKGGY from the coding sequence ATGGGTTACAGCATCAATGGCACCGAGGTTGAGGCCGACGAGCAAGGTTTTCTACTGGAGCCACTGTATGACGATGAAGCCGTGCGGGTGATTGCGCAGGCCGAAAACATCAGCCTGACCGATGCCCACTGGGAAGTGGTGAACTACCTGCGCGAAGAATATCGCGAGCACGGCCACACCCCCAACTTTCGCAACATGCTCAAGGGTTTTGCCGAAATTCACCCCGGTGTGGACAGCAAATACCTGTATGACCTGTTTCCGATTGGCCCAGCCAAACAAGGCCCCAAAGTCGCCGCCCTGCCGCAACCGCTGGGCAAAGGCGGCTATTAA
- the cas6 gene encoding type I-MYXAN CRISPR-associated protein Cas6/Cmx6, whose product MSLNPVLESTSVDVVFPLEGAFLPRDHAQVLKDALCHQWPFLEQESQVGIHAVKLVSGCDEPALLSRRTKLLLRVPTQLAAELMATQGVDVQLQGQTLHLGQPHTRELQPHATLYAYQVAASSADEMAFMADVTRELASLEIAGERVCGKHQHMTLSGAVLNTFSLMLHNLRPEQSLRVQEHGIGPHRLLGCGLFIPHKSAAAV is encoded by the coding sequence ATGAGCTTGAACCCAGTGCTTGAGAGCACATCGGTCGATGTGGTTTTCCCTCTGGAAGGGGCGTTTCTGCCGCGTGATCACGCCCAAGTGCTAAAAGATGCGCTGTGCCACCAATGGCCGTTTCTTGAACAGGAAAGCCAGGTTGGCATTCACGCCGTGAAACTCGTCAGCGGCTGCGATGAACCCGCCCTGCTGTCACGTCGCACCAAGCTGTTGCTGCGCGTCCCCACCCAGCTGGCCGCTGAATTGATGGCCACACAAGGTGTTGATGTGCAGTTGCAAGGCCAAACCCTGCACCTGGGCCAGCCTCATACCCGCGAATTGCAGCCCCATGCCACCTTGTACGCCTACCAGGTGGCCGCCAGCAGCGCCGATGAAATGGCCTTCATGGCGGATGTGACACGCGAGCTGGCGAGCCTGGAGATTGCGGGTGAACGTGTCTGCGGCAAACACCAGCACATGACACTGAGCGGCGCTGTGCTGAACACCTTCAGCCTGATGCTGCATAACTTGCGGCCAGAACAATCCTTGCGTGTGCAAGAGCACGGCATTGGTCCCCACCGGCTGTTGGGATGCGGGCTGTTTATTCCTCACAAATCCGCAGCAGCGGTGTGA